A stretch of the Rosa rugosa chromosome 5, drRosRugo1.1, whole genome shotgun sequence genome encodes the following:
- the LOC133711264 gene encoding major strawberry allergen Fra a 1-3-like: MGVFTYESEFTSVIPPARLFKAFVLDADNLIPQDFSQAVKSKSAEILEGDGGVGTIKKINLGEGSEYNYVKHQIDGIDKDNFVYKYSMIDGDAISDKIEKVSYETKA; the protein is encoded by the exons ATGGGTGTCTTCACTTACGAATCTGAGTTCACCTCTGTCATTCCACCAGCTAGGTTGTTCAAGGCCTTTGTCCTTGACGCCGACAACCTCATTCCCCAAGATTTCTCCCAAGCTGTTAAGAGCAAG AGTgctgagattcttgaaggtgaTGGAGGAGTTGGAACCATCAAGAAGATCAACCTCGGTGAAGGAAGTGAATACAACTATGTGAAGCATCAGATTGATGGAATTGACAAAGACAACTTTGTGTATAAGTACAGCATGATTGATGGAGATGCTATCTCGGACAAAATTGAGAAGGTCTCCTACGAGACTAAAGCCTAG
- the LOC133712031 gene encoding major strawberry allergen Fra a 1.08-like has product MGVFTYESEFTSVIPPGRLFKAFVLDTDNLIPKIAPQAVKSAEILEGDGGVGTIKKINLGEGSEYSYVKHQIDGIDRENFVYKYSMIEGDAISDKIEKISYETKLVASSDGGSFSKSTSNYHTKGDVEIKEEHVKAGKKRAAGLFKIIESHLLSNPEAYN; this is encoded by the coding sequence ATGGGTGTCTTCACTTATGAATCTGAGTTCACCTCTGTCATCCCACCGGGTAGGCTGTTCAAGGCCTTTGTCCTTGACACCGACAACCTCATCCCCAAGATTGCTCCCCAAGCAGTTAAGAGTGCCGAGATTCTTGAAGGTGATGGAGGAGTTGGAACTATCAAGAAGATCAATCTCGGTGAAGGAAGTGAATACAGCTATGTGAAGCATCAGATTGACGGAATTGACAGAGAGAACTTTGTGTACAAGTACAGCATGATCGAAGGAGATGCTATCTCAGACAAAATTGAGAAGATCTCCTACGAGACTAAGTTGGTGGCATCTTCCGATGGAGGCTCCTTCAGTAAGAGCACCAGCAACTACCACACCAAGGGTGACGTTGAGATCAAGGAAGAGCATGTCAAGGCCGGAAAAAAAAGAGCCGCTGGTCTATTCAAGATCATTGAGAGTCACCTTCTATCCAACCCTGAGGCCTACAATTAA